The proteins below are encoded in one region of Candidatus Thiodiazotropha sp. LNASS1:
- a CDS encoding PAAR domain-containing protein codes for MSGKPAARVGDTIMCSLPQVLPAVPPIPHAPPPGLPIIPPGALTVWIGGRPAARMGDMSLCLTPIPVPNPIVRGAFPVPIMNMPAARLSDQGTHPGSVIMPPCCPTVLIGLSGVTGNPRLGNQACQSMAAGRNPPPGSTNSTGNAIGSNTPGQSYNNCGIESSRQIVQQATNANPGQETMMNTAIANNNASQATVGSPSSPGGAPVTAQNQAFFSGGTTPSQQASILTNNGVPSSTIPATSTGAQLSQYETALSQGRGVIANGDVSGLPGWGTQTGQHAVLVTGYEYDDNGNITHVIYNDTGIGACNQRATAAQFQNFLTIGANNSIANGFTPSGAAVTNNSIW; via the coding sequence ATGAGTGGTAAACCTGCCGCGCGGGTAGGCGATACGATCATGTGTAGTTTACCTCAAGTACTTCCAGCCGTTCCGCCGATCCCCCACGCCCCACCACCTGGATTGCCGATTATACCGCCGGGTGCACTCACTGTATGGATAGGTGGCAGACCTGCGGCAAGGATGGGGGATATGAGTCTTTGTCTGACCCCCATACCAGTGCCAAACCCCATTGTGCGTGGCGCTTTTCCAGTACCCATCATGAATATGCCGGCCGCCAGGTTGAGCGATCAGGGCACTCATCCCGGGTCGGTGATCATGCCTCCATGCTGTCCAACGGTACTGATCGGCCTTTCTGGTGTTACGGGCAATCCCAGATTGGGCAATCAGGCCTGTCAAAGCATGGCAGCGGGAAGAAATCCCCCGCCTGGCTCAACAAATTCGACCGGAAATGCCATTGGCTCCAATACCCCGGGCCAGAGCTACAATAACTGCGGTATCGAGTCTTCAAGGCAGATCGTGCAGCAGGCCACAAACGCCAATCCCGGTCAGGAAACCATGATGAATACGGCAATCGCCAACAACAATGCTTCTCAAGCCACTGTCGGCAGCCCGTCTAGTCCCGGTGGCGCCCCGGTGACGGCACAAAATCAGGCATTTTTCAGTGGTGGTACAACGCCTTCGCAACAAGCCTCCATACTTACCAATAATGGTGTTCCCTCATCGACAATCCCAGCCACATCGACAGGTGCTCAATTGAGTCAGTACGAAACGGCACTCTCGCAGGGACGGGGGGTTATCGCCAACGGTGATGTTTCCGGGTTGCCTGGTTGGGGTACACAGACCGGTCAGCATGCAGTATTGGTAACGGGTTATGAATACGATGACAATGGAAACATCACTCATGTCATCTATAACGACACCGGTATAGGTGCTTGCAATCAAAGAGCGACGGCTGCCCAGTTTCAAAATTTTCTCACAATAGGTGCGAACAACTCCATTGCGAATGGATTCACACCATCGGGTGCGGCTGTTACCAATAATTCGATTTGGTAG
- a CDS encoding type VI secretion system tube protein Hcp gives MAVDMFMKIEGVDGESTDDAHSKWIELLSYSHGVSQPVSGASGTGGRTGGRADFAPFLAVKTVDNGTPDLNIKCAKGEHIPKVEVELCLASGDKHTFMKYTMEDVIVNSVMPGGSAGDETKPVETVEFAYGKIKWEYTPIDHTGKPGAATDRTWNLETNKQE, from the coding sequence ATGGCAGTTGATATGTTTATGAAGATTGAGGGGGTTGATGGTGAAAGCACCGATGATGCCCACAGTAAATGGATCGAATTATTGAGTTACAGTCACGGGGTTTCACAGCCTGTGTCCGGCGCCAGCGGTACCGGTGGTCGAACCGGCGGGAGAGCCGACTTCGCGCCTTTCCTGGCGGTAAAGACCGTAGACAATGGGACGCCCGATCTCAACATCAAGTGCGCCAAAGGCGAACACATCCCAAAGGTGGAAGTCGAACTATGCCTGGCTTCAGGTGACAAACACACCTTTATGAAATACACCATGGAAGATGTCATCGTCAATTCGGTCATGCCCGGTGGCAGTGCGGGTGATGAGACCAAACCTGTTGAAACCGTAGAATTCGCATACGGCAAGATCAAATGGGAGTACACACCTATTGATCATACCGGTAAACCTGGCGCCGCCACGGACAGAACCTGGAATCTTGAGACCAACAAACAGGAGTAA
- a CDS encoding type VI secretion system accessory protein TagJ: MDAEEFLKQGQLDEALQALQQKIRKEPSNAKLRVFLFQLLCVIGEWERALSQLDVAGDMDSLNLPMTQTYREAIQCELFRKEVFSGEKSPLIFGDPPEWTAFLIEALKHAGAGEYAQAETLRNQAFELAPGSAGTIDEQPFEWIADADNRIGPMLEAIINGRYYWIPMQRLKQVTIDTPEDLRDMVWAPAHLTFENEGQTVALIPARYPTTEEESDAMLKLSRKTEWLEPYQGLYTGLGQRMFTTNLDEYPLLSTRQIDFKTTIDSEAD; the protein is encoded by the coding sequence ATGGATGCAGAAGAATTTTTAAAACAAGGTCAATTAGACGAGGCTCTCCAGGCACTGCAGCAGAAAATCCGAAAAGAGCCCTCGAATGCGAAATTACGGGTCTTTCTCTTTCAATTACTCTGTGTAATAGGTGAATGGGAACGCGCACTGAGTCAATTGGACGTGGCCGGCGACATGGATTCACTGAATCTACCGATGACACAGACCTATCGCGAGGCGATTCAATGCGAACTGTTCCGAAAAGAGGTATTCAGCGGTGAGAAATCCCCTTTGATTTTCGGCGATCCCCCCGAGTGGACCGCATTTCTCATCGAAGCACTGAAACACGCTGGGGCCGGGGAATACGCTCAAGCCGAAACACTGCGTAATCAGGCCTTTGAGTTGGCGCCAGGAAGCGCCGGCACTATCGATGAGCAACCTTTCGAATGGATTGCCGATGCCGACAATCGTATCGGACCGATGCTGGAGGCGATCATCAATGGCCGATACTATTGGATTCCGATGCAACGCCTGAAACAGGTGACTATCGATACGCCTGAGGATCTGAGGGATATGGTGTGGGCACCTGCCCATTTGACGTTTGAGAACGAAGGTCAGACTGTTGCACTGATTCCTGCACGTTACCCGACCACCGAGGAAGAGAGCGATGCGATGCTGAAGCTTTCCAGGAAAACCGAGTGGTTGGAACCCTACCAGGGGCTCTATACCGGACTGGGACAAAGGATGTTTACAACCAATCTGGACGAGTATCCCCTGTTGAGTACCCGTCAGATTGATTTTAAAACAACGATAGACAGTGAAGCGGACTAA
- a CDS encoding type VI secretion system Vgr family protein, with protein MAFTQSNRQLQIKTPLGPDELLILKLEGREELGRLYEFTVDLLSDNESVSHDDLLGKKMTVEMDMVNTSKRYFDGYVSRFTQVGHMAYFAHYRVTLRPWFWLLTQTSDCRIFQKKRVPDIIKEVFQDNGFSDFEDQLSGSYREWEYCVQYRETDFNFVSRLMEQEGIYYYFKHEAGKHTLILCDDYSSHSVLEAYSEIPYLPPTETGSSRWRDYIHSWKFSKSVRPGKYAQTDYNFETPKSDLSTNALMPRSHSYADYEIYDYPGEYEVPPDGESYARYRIQELQAGHEVLEGKGNARGITTGGLFTMTEHPRGDQNREYLVTGAYYMLHSDAFESVPEIVEGPLYGCEFSCFDTREGFRSARITPKPMVQGPQTAVVVGPSGEEIYTDEYGRVKLQFHWDRYGQRDENSSCWVRVAQVWAGKNWGAMHIPRIGQEVIVDFLEGDPDRPIITGRVYNADQMPPYDLPANMTQSGIKSRSTKGGNPSTFNEIRFEDKKGSEELYIHAEKNHTNITESSRSERVGYDRSLTVGHDKSEQVNNDKTITIAKNHTETIGVDMTQTVGSNKTETVALNKSETVGVNSTETVGAAKVLTIGAAYQVSVGAAMNETVGGAKAEEVGGAKLETVAGDRKASVGGDRGDTVGGDLSEEVDGEKKSSIKGKYSIDCQDKYELTAASKIELKTGAASISMEPSGKIEVSGTDVTFKTAAGKVHIDAGGIITIKGTMVKINT; from the coding sequence ATGGCTTTCACACAGAGTAATCGGCAGCTACAGATCAAAACCCCATTGGGCCCGGACGAACTCTTGATCCTCAAGCTGGAGGGGCGTGAGGAGCTGGGTCGCTTGTATGAATTCACGGTGGACCTGCTGAGTGACAACGAATCGGTGTCCCATGACGATCTGTTGGGTAAGAAGATGACGGTCGAGATGGACATGGTGAACACCAGCAAGCGCTATTTCGACGGTTATGTGAGTCGTTTCACCCAGGTTGGGCACATGGCCTATTTTGCCCACTACCGGGTCACGCTACGGCCGTGGTTTTGGTTGCTGACGCAGACTTCGGACTGTCGCATCTTTCAGAAAAAGCGGGTGCCCGACATCATCAAGGAGGTGTTTCAGGACAATGGTTTCAGTGATTTTGAGGATCAGCTGAGCGGCAGTTATCGGGAATGGGAGTATTGTGTTCAGTATCGCGAGACCGACTTCAATTTTGTCAGCCGGCTGATGGAGCAGGAGGGGATCTACTACTACTTCAAGCACGAGGCGGGCAAGCACACGTTGATATTGTGTGATGACTACAGTTCCCACAGTGTGCTGGAGGCCTATTCGGAGATTCCCTATTTACCGCCGACGGAGACCGGGTCGAGCCGTTGGCGTGATTACATTCACAGCTGGAAGTTCAGCAAGTCGGTGCGGCCGGGGAAGTATGCGCAGACCGATTACAATTTCGAGACGCCGAAGTCGGATCTTTCGACGAATGCCCTGATGCCGAGAAGCCACTCATATGCGGACTACGAGATCTATGATTATCCGGGTGAGTACGAGGTACCGCCGGACGGTGAGAGTTATGCCAGGTATCGGATCCAGGAGCTGCAGGCGGGACATGAGGTACTGGAGGGGAAGGGGAATGCGCGCGGGATAACGACGGGTGGTCTATTCACCATGACCGAGCATCCGCGAGGGGACCAGAATCGGGAGTATCTGGTGACCGGGGCGTACTACATGCTGCATTCTGATGCCTTCGAGTCGGTGCCTGAGATCGTGGAAGGGCCGTTATATGGCTGTGAGTTCAGCTGCTTTGACACAAGAGAGGGATTTCGGTCGGCGCGGATCACGCCGAAGCCGATGGTGCAGGGGCCGCAGACGGCGGTGGTGGTGGGTCCGTCGGGCGAGGAGATCTACACGGACGAGTATGGCCGGGTGAAGTTGCAGTTTCACTGGGACCGGTATGGGCAGCGGGATGAGAACAGTTCCTGCTGGGTGCGTGTGGCGCAGGTGTGGGCGGGGAAGAACTGGGGAGCGATGCACATACCACGCATTGGCCAGGAGGTGATTGTCGATTTTCTGGAGGGTGATCCGGACCGGCCGATCATTACCGGACGGGTTTACAATGCGGATCAGATGCCGCCCTATGATCTGCCCGCCAACATGACCCAGAGCGGGATCAAGAGCCGTAGTACGAAAGGGGGCAATCCCAGTACCTTTAACGAAATCCGCTTTGAAGACAAGAAGGGCTCCGAAGAGCTCTATATTCATGCCGAGAAGAACCATACCAATATCACCGAAAGCAGTCGCAGTGAACGGGTTGGGTATGATCGTTCGCTAACTGTCGGGCATGACAAGTCTGAGCAGGTCAATAACGATAAGACCATTACCATCGCCAAGAATCATACCGAGACCATCGGTGTTGACATGACACAAACGGTGGGTTCCAACAAAACAGAGACCGTGGCATTGAACAAGTCGGAAACCGTGGGTGTCAACAGCACGGAGACCGTAGGCGCCGCCAAGGTGCTCACCATCGGTGCTGCTTATCAGGTCTCTGTCGGTGCGGCAATGAATGAGACAGTGGGTGGCGCCAAGGCGGAAGAGGTCGGTGGCGCCAAACTGGAGACAGTGGCGGGCGACAGAAAAGCCAGTGTTGGCGGTGACAGGGGTGACACGGTCGGTGGAGACCTGTCAGAGGAGGTGGACGGTGAAAAGAAATCCAGTATCAAAGGAAAGTACAGCATCGACTGTCAGGATAAATATGAACTGACGGCCGCGAGCAAGATTGAACTGAAAACCGGCGCCGCGTCCATCAGCATGGAACCGAGCGGGAAGATCGAGGTTTCAGGGACCGATGTGACCTTCAAAACCGCTGCAGGCAAGGTACATATTGATGCTGGCGGTATCATCACGATCAAGGGCACTATGGTTAAAATCAATACATGA
- the tssA gene encoding type VI secretion system protein TssA, producing the protein MTTTIDLEKLLTAVSEEAPAGSDLEYDPLFSEMERASEGKAEQEFGDTIVPAEDPDWRELKNKALQVLQQSKDLRAAIYLTRALIHTDGFAGFSDGLELIKGYINQYWESLHPQLDPEDNNDPTIRINTLINLCDPFDTLAAVNKTPVVTSNVMGTYSYRDIQIATGSLQPTDADNQEIALDQIDAAFRECPSEQTQQTLSHIRRAIECVNAIENQLNERVGIDQAPDLQSLVDHMKLLEKEVATRAGVDMMEEDSMQDGSGVSAQQQNASSGAINSRDDVISALERINQYYRKHEPSSPIPLLLDRAKRLVKMDFYEIVQDLAPNGMSQFDFLWKEEDR; encoded by the coding sequence TTGACGACAACCATTGACCTTGAAAAACTTCTCACTGCAGTCTCAGAGGAAGCCCCGGCAGGTTCCGACTTGGAATATGACCCTCTGTTCAGTGAGATGGAAAGGGCATCAGAGGGTAAAGCGGAACAGGAGTTCGGTGACACGATTGTTCCGGCCGAAGACCCTGACTGGCGTGAACTGAAAAACAAGGCATTACAGGTTTTGCAGCAGAGCAAGGATCTGCGAGCTGCCATCTACCTTACCCGCGCGCTGATTCACACCGATGGCTTTGCCGGATTCTCCGACGGTCTCGAACTTATCAAGGGCTATATTAATCAGTATTGGGAGAGCCTGCATCCTCAACTCGATCCTGAGGACAACAACGATCCTACTATCAGAATCAACACCCTGATCAATTTATGTGACCCTTTCGACACCCTGGCCGCCGTCAACAAGACCCCAGTGGTTACATCCAACGTGATGGGGACCTACAGTTACCGGGATATTCAGATTGCCACAGGCAGCCTGCAACCCACCGATGCGGATAACCAGGAGATTGCGCTGGATCAGATCGACGCTGCATTCCGCGAGTGTCCATCGGAACAGACGCAACAGACCCTGTCCCATATCCGCCGTGCCATCGAGTGTGTGAACGCGATAGAAAACCAGCTAAATGAGAGAGTAGGCATCGACCAGGCGCCTGACCTTCAATCCCTCGTGGATCATATGAAACTGCTGGAAAAAGAGGTAGCGACTCGAGCCGGTGTCGACATGATGGAAGAGGACTCGATGCAGGATGGGAGTGGCGTATCGGCACAACAGCAAAACGCATCTTCCGGAGCCATCAACAGTCGTGACGATGTCATCAGTGCCTTAGAGCGAATCAATCAATATTACCGGAAACATGAACCTTCCAGCCCGATACCCTTGCTACTCGATCGAGCAAAGCGGCTGGTGAAAATGGACTTTTACGAGATCGTCCAGGATTTGGCGCCGAACGGCATGTCTCAATTTGATTTTCTGTGGAAGGAAGAAGACAGGTAG
- a CDS encoding type VI secretion system contractile sheath domain-containing protein, with the protein MSERMHFSVELGRKRDRNHIQDSAKGFTIVMLGSFGGGTGTGNPITQNGPSLHSIETDTIDKKIAKLHPSLTLLGDSGQQITLRFESLDDFHPDGLLDQLADYRPVTGEQQTLTSSDHRAEEISADDERSDENESQKETLSRLLGQRPLSVEQQQESGSSLNNAKQSMIADVVRRLAENASGADQSDTSGEPPAHTLDETDKTILLRSVLHNESFQKLEASWRSVDWLLHSIEPDPSIKCYLLDIRRSELELEQSSHTEPTTSPLYRVIRETLERQDLLESSFILIDNHDYGPDQESTTMLDWLGLLMDRFDGTLLAGSASSLLNDQVKSGDSFNAWNTFRKQPSARRIALLYPEMLLRLPYGSATDPIQSLSFEELNQNWTIDEMLWGNPAYAQAVVLINRWMTEGDRVKASVLTDLPAFTYQSEGEHHLQPCTKLLLNEQQIEQLLNLGLVPVIGSRNRNTIQLPWFQHLGFTSG; encoded by the coding sequence ATGTCGGAGCGAATGCACTTCTCGGTCGAGCTTGGTAGAAAGAGGGATCGAAATCACATACAGGATTCCGCCAAAGGCTTTACTATTGTCATGCTTGGAAGCTTTGGCGGAGGCACCGGCACCGGTAATCCAATTACACAAAACGGCCCTTCACTGCACAGCATCGAAACCGATACCATCGACAAAAAGATCGCAAAATTACATCCTTCGCTAACACTGTTGGGCGACTCGGGCCAACAAATCACTCTTCGGTTTGAATCCCTTGATGATTTTCATCCCGATGGACTGCTGGACCAACTGGCTGATTATCGACCGGTAACGGGTGAACAGCAGACGCTAACCTCCTCTGATCATCGCGCCGAGGAAATATCAGCCGATGATGAGAGATCTGATGAAAATGAATCGCAAAAGGAGACGCTATCACGGTTGCTTGGTCAACGTCCGCTGTCTGTGGAACAGCAACAGGAATCAGGTTCGTCTTTAAACAATGCCAAACAATCGATGATTGCGGATGTGGTTCGTAGGCTAGCCGAAAACGCTTCTGGTGCGGATCAATCCGATACATCCGGTGAACCGCCGGCCCATACGCTCGATGAGACAGACAAAACCATTTTATTGAGAAGTGTACTGCACAATGAAAGTTTCCAAAAACTGGAAGCAAGCTGGCGTTCCGTGGATTGGTTGTTGCACAGTATTGAACCCGATCCCTCTATAAAATGCTATCTCTTGGATATCAGGCGCTCCGAGTTGGAGCTGGAACAATCGAGTCATACGGAGCCAACAACCTCTCCCCTCTATCGAGTGATCAGAGAGACGCTTGAACGACAAGATTTATTAGAATCCAGTTTTATACTTATAGACAACCATGATTATGGCCCCGATCAGGAAAGTACAACGATGCTGGATTGGTTGGGGTTACTGATGGATCGTTTTGACGGCACCCTGCTGGCCGGATCCGCTTCAAGTTTGCTCAACGATCAGGTCAAATCCGGGGATTCCTTCAATGCCTGGAACACCTTCAGAAAGCAACCCTCAGCCAGGAGAATAGCACTGCTGTATCCCGAGATGCTGCTCCGCCTGCCCTACGGATCCGCCACCGACCCTATTCAATCACTGTCATTCGAAGAGCTAAATCAAAACTGGACGATTGATGAGATGTTATGGGGCAATCCGGCTTATGCGCAGGCGGTTGTGCTGATAAATCGGTGGATGACCGAGGGAGATAGGGTCAAGGCATCGGTGTTGACCGATTTACCGGCCTTTACCTACCAGAGCGAAGGTGAGCACCACCTCCAGCCCTGCACCAAACTACTGCTAAATGAGCAACAGATCGAGCAATTACTCAATCTTGGTCTTGTCCCGGTTATCGGCAGTCGTAACAGGAACACCATTCAGCTCCCCTGGTTCCAACATCTTGGCTTTACCAGCGGTTGA
- the tssC gene encoding type VI secretion system contractile sheath large subunit: MAETDTQQAEGKESTQGVVPDEFSALLQQEFKPKTERTKEAVTSAVQTLAEQVLKETSIVSDDAVETIEGIIAEIDKKLTEQVNLILHHEEFQKLEGTWRGLHYLVNNTETDEMLKIRVMNISKQELGKTLKKFKGTAWDQSPIFKKVYEEEYGQFGGEPYGCMVGDYHFDQSPPDVEMLTNMSKVAAAAHAPFIAGAAPTVMQMDSWQELANPRDLTKIFQTPEYASWRSLRESEDSRYVGLAMPRFLSRLPYGVKTDPVEEFDFEEDTEGAQHNKYTWSNSAYAMAVNINRAFKMYGWTTRIRGVESGGAVESLPTHTFPTDDGGVDMKCPTEIAISDRREAELAKNGFMPLLHRKNSDFAAFIGAQSLQKPSEYDDPDATANANLAARLPYLFASCRFAHYLKCIVRDKIGSFKEREDMEKWLNKWIQNYVEPNPATASEEDKARKPLAAAEVVVSEVEGNPGYYTSKFFLRPHYQLEGLTVSLRLVSKLPSEKTA; the protein is encoded by the coding sequence ATGGCTGAAACAGATACCCAACAGGCTGAAGGCAAAGAATCGACACAGGGTGTAGTTCCCGACGAGTTTTCAGCACTGCTTCAACAGGAGTTCAAGCCCAAGACCGAGCGAACCAAGGAAGCGGTTACCAGTGCCGTACAGACGCTGGCTGAGCAGGTGCTGAAAGAGACCAGCATCGTATCCGATGATGCCGTCGAAACCATCGAGGGCATCATTGCCGAGATCGACAAAAAGCTCACCGAGCAGGTCAATCTGATCCTGCACCACGAGGAGTTCCAAAAGCTGGAAGGCACCTGGCGCGGACTTCACTATCTGGTCAACAATACCGAAACCGACGAGATGTTGAAGATCAGGGTGATGAATATCTCCAAACAGGAACTTGGCAAGACCCTGAAGAAATTCAAGGGAACCGCCTGGGATCAAAGCCCGATCTTCAAGAAGGTCTATGAGGAGGAGTATGGTCAGTTCGGTGGCGAACCTTATGGCTGTATGGTCGGCGACTACCATTTCGACCAATCACCGCCCGATGTGGAGATGCTCACAAACATGTCCAAGGTTGCGGCAGCGGCCCACGCCCCATTCATTGCCGGCGCGGCGCCGACGGTCATGCAGATGGATTCCTGGCAGGAACTGGCCAACCCAAGGGACCTGACAAAGATATTCCAGACCCCTGAATACGCCTCCTGGCGCTCTCTAAGAGAGTCCGAGGACTCCCGTTACGTCGGCCTGGCCATGCCTCGTTTTCTGTCACGCCTACCCTATGGCGTTAAAACAGATCCGGTCGAGGAATTCGATTTCGAAGAGGATACGGAAGGCGCACAACATAACAAATACACCTGGTCGAACTCCGCCTATGCGATGGCGGTAAACATCAACCGGGCGTTTAAGATGTATGGCTGGACAACCCGTATCCGTGGCGTTGAGTCCGGTGGTGCAGTGGAGAGTCTGCCGACGCACACTTTCCCCACCGACGATGGTGGTGTGGATATGAAATGCCCGACTGAGATCGCCATCTCGGATCGTCGTGAAGCGGAGCTGGCTAAAAATGGTTTTATGCCGCTACTTCACCGTAAAAATTCAGACTTTGCCGCCTTTATCGGCGCCCAGTCTCTGCAAAAACCATCTGAATATGATGACCCGGATGCAACCGCGAATGCCAACCTGGCAGCGCGTCTCCCCTACCTCTTTGCCAGCTGCCGTTTTGCGCACTATCTGAAGTGTATCGTACGCGACAAAATCGGCTCCTTTAAAGAGCGTGAGGACATGGAGAAATGGCTCAACAAATGGATTCAGAATTATGTTGAACCCAATCCGGCAACCGCATCCGAAGAAGACAAGGCGCGCAAGCCGCTGGCAGCCGCCGAAGTTGTTGTCTCAGAAGTCGAAGGCAACCCTGGTTACTATACGTCTAAATTTTTCCTGCGACCGCATTACCAGCTGGAAGGATTGACGGTTTCTCTACGACTGGTATCAAAGCTACCTTCCGAGAAGACAGCCTGA
- the tssB gene encoding type VI secretion system contractile sheath small subunit: MAKESSQKFVARNRAPRVQIEYDVELYGAEKMIQLPFIMGVMADLSGKPEEALAPVAERKMLEIDVDNFDERLKAMKPRTAFRVPNTLTGEGNINVDITFESMDDFSPAAVAKKVGALRQLLDARTQLANLLTYMDGKSGAEELIAKALKDPTLLQSLASSPNPDEASSEDSSSAEE; the protein is encoded by the coding sequence GTGGCAAAAGAGAGCAGCCAGAAGTTTGTAGCCCGAAACCGGGCACCCAGGGTCCAGATTGAGTACGACGTGGAACTCTACGGGGCTGAAAAGATGATCCAGCTACCTTTCATCATGGGAGTGATGGCGGATCTATCAGGCAAACCGGAAGAGGCTTTAGCGCCGGTAGCCGAGCGTAAGATGCTTGAGATCGATGTCGATAATTTTGATGAACGTCTCAAAGCCATGAAACCGCGTACGGCCTTCAGGGTACCGAATACACTGACAGGTGAAGGCAACATCAATGTGGATATCACCTTCGAGAGCATGGATGACTTCTCACCTGCGGCGGTAGCCAAAAAGGTCGGGGCCTTGCGGCAACTGCTCGATGCCCGTACCCAGTTGGCCAATCTGCTGACCTATATGGATGGTAAATCCGGCGCGGAGGAGCTGATCGCCAAGGCCTTGAAAGATCCGACACTGCTGCAATCCCTGGCCTCTTCCCCCAATCCTGACGAAGCATCATCTGAGGATTCGTCCTCAGCAGAGGAGTAA
- a CDS encoding DUF922 domain-containing protein, with product MCDNPSPARNNRPVPPGPSPDIAHAGFGSAQSQGAAASPGQPGPTLIGWPRQLTWSDFRDIQSRPRGESEDARISMGFRPGRVRVVEEESEHRLGEMEFEMVLNAAGSWAVVSAKTTELLAHEQGHFDIVGLCYRDLTAEARTLRGRSRNRLLLAMRRVMREHDQRAESLTREYDTQTEHGRNQANQQAWQRQIAACRQSGMHLTAPQLSAAE from the coding sequence ATGTGTGACAATCCATCGCCTGCTCGTAACAATCGGCCAGTGCCGCCTGGCCCATCCCCGGACATAGCCCATGCAGGATTCGGGTCTGCTCAATCACAGGGTGCGGCGGCATCACCTGGACAACCTGGTCCTACATTGATCGGTTGGCCCAGACAGTTGACGTGGAGCGATTTCAGAGACATTCAAAGCCGCCCCCGGGGAGAATCCGAGGATGCGCGAATCTCCATGGGGTTTCGGCCTGGCAGAGTCAGGGTCGTAGAAGAGGAATCAGAACACAGATTGGGCGAGATGGAGTTCGAGATGGTTTTGAATGCCGCCGGGTCATGGGCCGTGGTATCCGCGAAAACCACAGAACTCCTGGCACACGAACAGGGACATTTCGATATAGTCGGACTCTGTTACCGGGATCTTACAGCAGAAGCAAGAACCTTGCGGGGAAGATCAAGAAACAGACTGCTCCTGGCAATGCGTCGTGTCATGCGCGAACATGATCAGCGAGCAGAGAGTTTAACCCGGGAATACGACACTCAGACTGAACATGGGCGCAATCAAGCTAATCAGCAAGCATGGCAGCGACAAATAGCGGCCTGTCGTCAAAGTGGCATGCACTTGACAGCGCCACAATTGAGCGCTGCTGAGTAA